The Streptomyces sp. NBC_01439 genome contains the following window.
GTACGCGGCGTCGGGGCCGCCCGGCAGGCGGAAGGCGTGTTCCTGGCCGCGGTCACCGTGGAGCCGGGCCAGACGGTCGGCGAGGTGCGCCATTCCTGGCACCGGGCGGGCATCGTCATGGCCACCGCGGACAGCTCGACCGAGGCGCTCCGGCGGGCCGAGGCGGCCGCCGGCATGGTCCGAATCGACATCGAGGGGGAAGAGTGACCGAGCGGGAAGTCGATGTTCTGGCGATCGGTGCGGGTCCGGCCAATCTGGCCCTGGCAGCCGCCATCGAGGAATCCGGATCAGCCGAATTGGCGGACGGCACACTCCTACTGGAACAAAGCCCCGACATCACCTGGCAACGCGACCTCCTGATGCCCTGGGCACGCAGCCAAGTCTCCTTCCTCAAAGACCTCGTCACCCTCCGCAACCCGAGCAGCCGGTTCACCTTCCTGAACTTCCTCCACGCACAAAACCGACTCGACGAATTCGTCAACCTCGGCACCTTCCACCCCTTCCGCTGGGAATTCTCCGACTACCTCCAATGGGTCGCCACCTCCCTGGAACACGTCACCATCCGCTACGACGCCCGCGCCACCCACGTCGACCCCGTACACACCACCGACCGCACCCTCACCGGCTGGACCGTACACCTCACCGACGGCGACACCATCCACTGCCGCGACCTCGTCATCGGCGGCGGCCGCGACCCCCGAATACCAGAAACCTTCACCACCCTCCCCCCGGACCGCCTCATCCACAGCGCCCAATACCGCACCAAAATCACCCGAATACCAAAAGACCAACCCCTCCGCATCGCCGTCGTGGGCGGCGCCCAAAGCGCCGCCGAAATGTTCTACGCCCTCCACGAAAACCTACCGGCCAGCCACATCACCATGCTGGTCCGCTCCATCGGACTACAAAACTACCAATCCAGCAAATTCGTCAACGAACTCTTCTTCCCATCATTCGTCGACGAGTTCTACGACAGCCCCACCGAAGTCCGCGCACAAATCCTCGACGAAATGCGATTCACCAACTACGCCGGACTCGCACCCCCCTTCCTCAACGAGCTCTACACCATGCTCTACCGCCAGAAAACCGTCGGGCCCCAACGCTCCGAAGTCCGAGCCATGACCGAAGTCGTCGGAGCCCGCCTCGACGGCGACGAAGTGGTGCTCGACCTCCGCGACCGACTCAGCGGCAAAACCGAACCCCTCCGCTGCGACCTCGTCGTACTCGGAACCGGCTACGACCCCCGCAAACCCACCCTCGTCCGAGAACTCGCCACACGCATCGGCCTCGACGACGTCACCGTCAGCCGCAACTACCGCGTCGACCTCGGCACACCCACCCGCGGAGCCCTCTACCTCCAAGGCGTCAACGAAAAAACCCACGGCATCGCCGACTCCCTCATCAGCGTCCTCGCCCACCGCTCCCACGACATCCTCACCGACCTCCTCACCCGCCGCACCACCACCCAACCCAGGAGCACACGATGAGCGCGGGCCGGGGCACGCTGCTGGTCATCGGGAGCGGCCTGAAGGTGTACCGGGAGTACCTGATAGCGCCGATCCGCCGCCGCGCCCGAGCGGCGGGTCTGGACATGGTGCTGCTCAACAATCTGAAGCCCACCTGGCAGCGTGACTACTTCGACGAGATCACCGTCGCCAACGTGTTCGACTCCGGGGCGATGGGCGCGGCGGCCCGGGAAGTCGCCTCCCGGCGCCGCATCGTCGGCCTGATGTGCTGGGACGAGCCGCTCGTCCTGGATGCCGGCCTGCTCGCCGCCGAGTTCGGCGTGCCGGGTCTGTCCGTACCGGGCGTGCGCGGCTGCCGCGACAAGGAGCGCACCCGGGCCGAACTCACCGCGGCGGGCATCCACCAGCCGGGCTTCGAGCTGACCACCACGGTCGAGCAGGCCAGAGCGGCGGCCGACCGGATCGGCTATCCCGTCGTGATCAAGCCCCGGGCGATGGGGGCGAGCATCGGGGTCGTGTTCGCGGCCGGTGCGACCGAGGTGGAGGCGGCGTTCCGGATCGCCCTGGCCGCGAGCGAGGTCGATCCGGGGCCCTACCGTGCGAGCGCCCTGGTCGAGGGGTACGCGCCCGGCCCGGAGATCAGCGTCGACGGCGCCGTCCACAAGGGCGAGTACCTGCCGATGTTCCTGGCCCGCAAGCACAGCAGCGACCAGCCCTACTTCGAGGAGGTCGGGCACCTGGTCGACGCGGGCGACCCGCTGATGGCGGACGAGGAGCTGATGAGCACCCTGGCGCGGGCCCACCGCGCGCTCGGCATCGAGGACGGCATCACCCACAGCGAGCTGCGCCTGACCGCACGCGGGCCCCTCGTCATCGAGATCAACGGCCGCCTCGGCGGGGACCTGATCCCCTTCCTCGGCAGGACCGCGACCGGTATCGAGCCCGGTGAGGTGTTGTTCGACGTGGCCACCGGACAGCGTCCCGACACCAGGCCCACCCGGCGGGCGGTGGCCGGCATCCGGTTCGGCTATCCGGAGCAGGACTGTCTGCTGCGCTCGGTGCGCGTACCGGTCGAGGCACCCGGCCTGGTCACGGCCGCGCCGATGGCCGAACCGGGTACCACCCTGCGGCTGCCTCCGGGCGGCTACCTGGCCCGCCACTCCTTCGTGGTGTGCGAGGCCGACGACGTACGGACCTGCCTCGACCGTCTGGACGCGGCCGCGAGGCTGGTCGAGCTGGAGGCCGAACCGATCGGCCCGCCGGACCCGGACGCTCCGTTCGAGATGCCCGCCGGACTGCTCGACGTGGACGCATGACCGCCACCGCGGAGCCGGACCGGACCGTGGCGGACCGCAGCACGCCATCACCCGAGGGGGAACGCATGAGCACGACCCGGAACCCGGGCACCGAAGCACCCACGACCGCCGAAGAGATCCTCGCGCG
Protein-coding sequences here:
- a CDS encoding lysine N(6)-hydroxylase/L-ornithine N(5)-oxygenase family protein, which codes for MTEREVDVLAIGAGPANLALAAAIEESGSAELADGTLLLEQSPDITWQRDLLMPWARSQVSFLKDLVTLRNPSSRFTFLNFLHAQNRLDEFVNLGTFHPFRWEFSDYLQWVATSLEHVTIRYDARATHVDPVHTTDRTLTGWTVHLTDGDTIHCRDLVIGGGRDPRIPETFTTLPPDRLIHSAQYRTKITRIPKDQPLRIAVVGGAQSAAEMFYALHENLPASHITMLVRSIGLQNYQSSKFVNELFFPSFVDEFYDSPTEVRAQILDEMRFTNYAGLAPPFLNELYTMLYRQKTVGPQRSEVRAMTEVVGARLDGDEVVLDLRDRLSGKTEPLRCDLVVLGTGYDPRKPTLVRELATRIGLDDVTVSRNYRVDLGTPTRGALYLQGVNEKTHGIADSLISVLAHRSHDILTDLLTRRTTTQPRSTR
- a CDS encoding ATP-grasp domain-containing protein; protein product: MSAGRGTLLVIGSGLKVYREYLIAPIRRRARAAGLDMVLLNNLKPTWQRDYFDEITVANVFDSGAMGAAAREVASRRRIVGLMCWDEPLVLDAGLLAAEFGVPGLSVPGVRGCRDKERTRAELTAAGIHQPGFELTTTVEQARAAADRIGYPVVIKPRAMGASIGVVFAAGATEVEAAFRIALAASEVDPGPYRASALVEGYAPGPEISVDGAVHKGEYLPMFLARKHSSDQPYFEEVGHLVDAGDPLMADEELMSTLARAHRALGIEDGITHSELRLTARGPLVIEINGRLGGDLIPFLGRTATGIEPGEVLFDVATGQRPDTRPTRRAVAGIRFGYPEQDCLLRSVRVPVEAPGLVTAAPMAEPGTTLRLPPGGYLARHSFVVCEADDVRTCLDRLDAAARLVELEAEPIGPPDPDAPFEMPAGLLDVDA